In Nycticebus coucang isolate mNycCou1 chromosome 9, mNycCou1.pri, whole genome shotgun sequence, the following are encoded in one genomic region:
- the HTR1B gene encoding 5-hydroxytryptamine receptor 1B, which yields MGERCTPLPPVGSLTALPQDNFSSAPSLNCSAEDDIYQDSIALPWKVLLVVLLALVTLATTLSNAFVVATVYRTRKLHTPANYLIASLAVTDLLVSVLVMPISTVYTVTGRWTLGQAVCDFWLSSDITCCTASILHLCVIALDRYWAITDAVEYSAKRTPRRAAGMIALVWVFSVCISLPPFFWRQARAEEAVCVVNTDHILYTVYSTVGAFYFPTLLLIALYGRIYLEARSRILKQAPLPAGKRLTRAQLVTDSPGSTSSVTSTNSRAPDAPSESGSPVYANQVRVRVSDALLEKKKLMAARERKATKTLGIILGAFIVCWLPFFIISLAIPICKDACWFHLAIFDFFTWLGYLNSLINPIIYTMSNEDFKQAFHKLIRFKCAS from the coding sequence ATGGGGGAGCGGTGCACCCCGCTGCCGCCCGTGGGCTCCCTGACCGCGCTTCCTCAAGACAACTTCTCCTCGGCCCCCTCCCTCAACTGCAGCGCCGAGGACGACATCTACCAGGACTCCATCGCCCTTCCCTGGAAAGTCTTGCTGGTAGTGCTGCTGGCGCTGGTCACCTTGGCCACCACGCTGTCCAATGCCTTTGTGGTCGCCACGGTGTACCGGACCCGAAAACTGCACACGCCGGCCAACTATCTGATCGCCTCCCTGGCGGTCACCGACCTGCTCGTGTCGGTCCTGGTGATGCCCATCAGCACCGTGTACACGGTCACCGGCCGCTGGACGCTGGGCCAGGCGGTCTGCGACTTCTGGCTGTCTTCGGACATCACCTGTTGCACGGCCTCCATCCTGCACCTGTGTGTCATCGCGCTGGACCGCTACTGGGCCATCACAGACGCGGTGGAGTACTCGGCGAAGCGGACCCCGCGGCGCGCGGCGGGCATGATCGCGCTGGTCTGGGTCTTCTCCGTCTGCATCTCGCTGCCGCCCTTCTTCTGGCGCCAGGCCAGGGCGGAGGAGGCGGTGTGCGTGGTGAACACGGATCACATCCTCTACACCGTCTACTCCACGGTGGGCGCCTTCTACTTCCCCACTCTGCTGCTCATCGCGCTCTACGGCCGCATCTACCTGGAGGCCCGCTCGCGCATCCTGAAGCAGGCGCCGCTCCCGGCCGGCAAGCGCCTGACCCGAGCGCAGCTGGTCACCGACTCCCCCGGGTCCACGTCCTCGGTCACGTCCACCAACTCGCGGGCTCCCGACGCGCCCAGCGAGTCCGGCTCCCCGGTGTACGCGAACCAGGTCAGAGTGCGGGTCTCGGACGCGCTGCTGGAGAAGAAGAAGCTCATGGCCGCCAGGGAGCGCAAGGCCACCAAGACGCTGGGCATCATCCTGGGCGCCTTCATCGTGTGCTGGCTGCCCTTCTTCATCATCTCCCTGGCCATACCCATCTGCAAGGACGCCTGCTGGTTCCACCTGGCCATCTTTGACTTCTTCACGTGGCTGGGCTATCTCAACTCGCTCATCAACCCGATCATCTACACCATGTCCAACGAGGACTTCAAGCAAGCCTTTCACAAACTGATTCGCTTCAAGTGCGCGAGCTGA